From the genome of Candidatus Nitrosocosmicus oleophilus, one region includes:
- a CDS encoding endonuclease III domain-containing protein, with protein sequence MYDILKILGEIEFALNTNNFLRLTALEDLHKNEKGDPFKILIGTILSARTRDENTTQALLKLFNKYEGVEEISKANLDDIKKEISSVGFYNIKAARIKQVANIIKSEFHGQVPNNEEELLKLPGVGRKTANCVLVYAFQKSAIPVDTHVHRICNRLGIVNTKSPEETEKELSASVDRKHWIRLNSAFVRYGQNICLPLKPKCNYCNLRQICKYYKENKENTTKARKRKIKKV encoded by the coding sequence ATGTATGATATCTTAAAAATACTTGGTGAAATAGAATTTGCTTTAAACACCAACAACTTTTTGAGATTAACAGCTTTAGAGGATCTTCATAAAAATGAAAAAGGAGATCCGTTTAAAATTTTGATTGGCACAATTCTTTCGGCTAGAACAAGAGATGAAAATACCACGCAGGCGCTTTTAAAACTATTTAACAAATATGAAGGAGTAGAAGAGATTTCTAAAGCGAATTTGGATGATATTAAAAAGGAGATATCATCCGTCGGTTTTTACAATATCAAGGCAGCTAGGATAAAACAAGTTGCAAATATTATAAAAAGTGAATTTCATGGACAAGTACCAAATAATGAAGAAGAACTGTTAAAACTACCAGGAGTAGGAAGAAAAACTGCAAATTGCGTACTCGTGTATGCCTTCCAAAAATCCGCCATACCTGTAGATACTCATGTGCATAGAATTTGCAATAGATTAGGAATAGTAAATACAAAAAGCCCAGAAGAAACAGAAAAGGAATTGTCTGCATCGGTAGACAGAAAACACTGGATTAGGCTAAATTCTGCATTTGTGAGGTACGGCCAAAATATCTGCCTTCCGCTAAAACCAAAATGCAATTACTGTAATCTAAGACAAATTTGCAAGTATTATAAAGAAAACAAAGAAAACACAACCAAAGCAAGAAAAAGAAAAATAAAAAAGGTCTAA
- a CDS encoding ATP-binding protein has translation MNIAQSIQNNTLINKMVLTKTMIACPLMMTMHVNLWNVNAIKLKSLENKHDISQSVECIIVMVQWITIFVYISLSALLPSFYIVVNIKQSKPFNTILYKKLICLHNFLDKMEEIGTAEGLEESTKTILNVLNNSTNSLLICADQYWPSVAIGIEVFNKGMFDLKKRNVKCRFITEVTKENIAFCKELLKIAAVHHLPGLKGNFAVNENEYIASATMKNLQLLSQVVYSNSKAVVEQHNFFFENLWDKSISATEKIDEIEKGIVPEIVAVIKNPLEIKNIYFDVLKSSVTEIMLILTTSTVFLSEENDGLMQSLIDASNRNVKIRIITPSFSNAKNEIDNLSQKNKIEVRRIESPFDAPINILVVDEKYSLIVELKNDTKQKFTEAVGSAIYSTSQPNVISFVTIFDTLWKQTELYEKLKDADNLKEEYIKKLRVADKAKDEFVNIAAHELRTPTQSILTFANLLKYDVNKNESIEAIYRNAKRLNVLIKNILDVTKIESNKLVLHQENFNINDLLTTVIKDYTRQLKKPTYKRRIKVYYTLQSEILGPDALIHADKERIIQVISNLLDNAIKFIEKDGLIRITLKISKGESPHANGYAEIIIKDSGSGISEEILPHLFSKFSTRSFQGTGLGLYISKNIIESHSGSMWAENNKDGKGATFSFRIPLIKTDLIQNSSGVSI, from the coding sequence ATGAATATTGCACAGTCAATCCAAAATAACACTTTAATAAATAAAATGGTTCTAACTAAAACTATGATTGCATGTCCATTAATGATGACTATGCATGTAAATTTATGGAATGTAAATGCAATAAAGTTAAAGAGCTTGGAAAATAAACATGATATTAGTCAAAGTGTAGAATGTATTATTGTGATGGTACAATGGATTACAATTTTCGTATATATCTCCTTATCTGCCTTGCTGCCATCTTTTTATATTGTTGTCAATATAAAACAATCTAAACCATTTAATACCATTTTATATAAAAAATTAATATGTCTGCATAACTTTTTAGATAAGATGGAGGAAATAGGTACTGCAGAAGGATTAGAAGAGTCCACAAAAACAATCCTCAATGTATTAAATAATTCAACAAACAGTCTTTTAATTTGTGCAGACCAGTACTGGCCTTCAGTCGCGATTGGCATAGAAGTATTTAATAAAGGGATGTTTGACTTAAAGAAAAGAAATGTAAAATGCAGGTTTATTACAGAAGTAACTAAAGAAAATATTGCTTTTTGTAAAGAATTATTGAAGATAGCTGCAGTACATCATTTACCTGGATTAAAAGGAAATTTTGCAGTAAATGAAAATGAGTACATTGCATCGGCGACAATGAAAAATTTACAATTATTGTCTCAAGTGGTATACAGCAATTCAAAGGCAGTTGTAGAACAACATAATTTCTTTTTTGAGAATCTGTGGGATAAATCAATTTCTGCAACAGAGAAAATTGATGAAATTGAAAAGGGTATTGTTCCTGAAATTGTAGCTGTCATTAAAAATCCCCTCGAAATAAAAAACATCTATTTTGATGTTCTAAAATCCAGTGTTACTGAAATAATGCTTATTCTTACAACATCCACTGTTTTTCTAAGTGAGGAAAACGATGGATTAATGCAATCTTTGATAGATGCTTCAAATAGAAATGTAAAAATAAGAATAATTACTCCGTCATTTAGTAACGCAAAAAATGAGATTGACAATCTAAGTCAAAAGAACAAAATTGAAGTTAGACGTATCGAATCGCCTTTTGATGCGCCGATAAATATACTAGTCGTAGATGAAAAGTATTCACTGATAGTTGAATTAAAGAATGACACAAAGCAGAAATTTACCGAAGCAGTTGGCTCGGCGATATATTCTACAAGTCAACCAAATGTTATATCATTTGTTACCATTTTTGATACATTATGGAAACAAACAGAGCTATATGAAAAACTAAAAGACGCAGATAATCTTAAAGAAGAATATATAAAAAAACTGCGGGTGGCCGACAAAGCAAAAGACGAGTTTGTTAATATAGCTGCCCATGAACTACGAACTCCAACACAAAGCATTTTGACATTTGCAAATTTATTAAAATATGATGTTAATAAAAATGAATCTATAGAAGCGATTTATAGGAACGCTAAAAGACTCAACGTTTTGATAAAAAATATTTTAGATGTTACTAAAATCGAAAGTAACAAACTTGTATTACATCAAGAAAATTTTAACATAAACGATTTATTAACTACCGTCATAAAGGATTACACAAGACAGTTAAAAAAACCTACTTATAAAAGGCGCATAAAAGTGTATTATACTCTACAGAGTGAAATCTTAGGACCGGATGCTCTTATTCATGCTGATAAGGAAAGAATTATTCAGGTTATTTCAAATTTGCTCGATAATGCAATAAAATTTATTGAAAAAGATGGATTGATTAGGATAACTCTTAAGATATCAAAAGGAGAGAGTCCACATGCGAATGGATACGCAGAAATAATAATTAAAGACAGTGGAAGTGGGATTTCAGAAGAAATCCTTCCTCATCTTTTTAGTAAATTTTCTACTAGGTCGTTTCAAGGTACCGGATTGGGATTGTACATTTCAAAGAATATTATTGAGTCTCATAGTGGAAGTATGTGGGCTGAAAATAATAAAGATGGAAAAGGTGCAACTTTCTCTTTTAGAATTCCATTAATTAAGACCGATCTGATTCAAAATAGTTCTGGGGTGAGTATATAA
- a CDS encoding response regulator, producing MNKKLADYLENKNSTTKDESKIHLSLKEDSPQDNQITFVDFSNNYCVCIIDIIDSTNNTYDILESKKIKQYYSVFLNTMTSIISRHGGKVVKNAGDNLLYYFPSTMNESNHLDFQNVIECGLSMIDAKDQMDLLLDLNGLPPINYRISASYGKVELAIVANSHSGDIFGTPVNICSKINHLASSNQMIIHRDLYQVIKEMPYFDDYVFEEIERKNHGNDHHSENNRNVYTTYSVRRFEDINKQKEIESKILELHAERKRINQNRNNSSFNILLIDDDKDILFTYSAIIKSQGFKITSFSNPYKALNDFSTTNPYLYDLVIMDIRMPGINGIKLYSKFRIMNPNVKILFISALDAVWELLSLFPEINDSDILRKPVESQQLLDKINIALRK from the coding sequence ATGAATAAGAAGTTGGCGGATTATTTGGAAAATAAAAATAGTACAACAAAAGATGAAAGCAAAATACATCTTTCCCTAAAAGAAGATAGTCCACAGGATAATCAAATAACCTTTGTTGATTTTTCCAATAATTATTGTGTATGCATAATTGATATAATTGATTCTACAAACAATACATATGACATATTAGAATCTAAAAAGATCAAGCAATACTACTCTGTATTCCTCAATACCATGACCTCAATTATAAGTCGTCATGGGGGCAAAGTAGTTAAAAACGCTGGCGATAACTTGTTGTACTATTTTCCAAGTACAATGAATGAGAGTAACCATTTAGATTTTCAAAATGTAATTGAATGTGGATTATCGATGATTGATGCAAAGGATCAAATGGATCTGTTGTTGGATTTAAATGGTTTACCTCCTATAAATTATAGGATTAGTGCAAGTTATGGTAAAGTAGAATTAGCTATCGTAGCAAATTCTCATAGCGGTGATATTTTTGGAACACCTGTAAATATATGTTCTAAAATAAATCATTTAGCTTCATCAAATCAAATGATTATTCATAGAGATCTTTATCAAGTCATTAAAGAAATGCCATATTTCGATGACTATGTATTTGAGGAAATAGAACGTAAAAACCATGGTAACGACCATCATTCAGAGAATAATAGAAATGTATATACAACTTATTCTGTACGTCGATTTGAAGATATTAATAAACAAAAAGAAATAGAAAGTAAAATACTAGAATTACATGCTGAACGTAAGCGTATTAATCAAAATAGAAATAACTCGTCTTTTAACATTTTGTTGATAGATGATGACAAAGACATTCTTTTTACATATTCAGCGATAATTAAAAGTCAAGGCTTTAAAATAACCTCTTTTTCAAATCCATACAAAGCCCTCAATGACTTTTCAACAACGAATCCATATTTGTACGATTTAGTTATAATGGATATACGGATGCCGGGAATAAATGGTATTAAATTATACTCCAAATTTAGAATAATGAATCCCAACGTAAAGATACTTTTTATATCGGCCTTAGACGCTGTTTGGGAATTGTTAAGCTTATTTCCTGAAATTAATGATTCAGATATCTTGAGAAAACCTGTAGAATCCCAACAACTATTAGACAAAATAAATATAGCATTAAGAAAATAA
- a CDS encoding phosphoadenylyl-sulfate reductase, which translates to MKLYSENPSKFEAETAKDILSLSIKTFSPKIAFASSFGAEDVVIIDLMYNIHGDNTRVFTLDTGRLNPETYDVMDKIRKKYSISIETMFPDYMEVEKMVTENGVNLMYNSVQERKLCCEIRKVHPLRRMLKDLDAWITGLRREQTFTRSNAKKVEIDESNNNIIKINPIVDWTNDMVWDYIKKNNIPYNKLHDKGYPSIGCAPCTRAVAAGEDLRAGRWWWENDLHKECGLHWNKN; encoded by the coding sequence ATGAAACTCTATTCTGAAAATCCATCTAAATTTGAAGCAGAAACTGCAAAAGATATCTTATCTTTGTCAATCAAGACCTTTTCTCCAAAAATAGCCTTTGCATCAAGTTTTGGTGCAGAAGATGTTGTAATAATTGATTTGATGTATAATATTCATGGTGATAATACTCGAGTTTTTACTTTGGATACAGGCAGACTTAATCCAGAGACTTATGATGTAATGGACAAAATAAGAAAAAAGTATTCTATATCCATTGAAACTATGTTTCCAGACTATATGGAAGTAGAGAAAATGGTGACAGAAAACGGAGTAAATCTAATGTACAACAGCGTTCAAGAACGGAAATTGTGTTGTGAAATCCGTAAAGTTCATCCTTTAAGAAGAATGCTAAAGGATCTGGATGCCTGGATAACCGGGTTAAGACGTGAGCAGACTTTTACTAGGTCTAATGCAAAAAAAGTTGAAATTGATGAATCAAATAACAATATTATCAAAATCAATCCTATCGTGGACTGGACCAATGACATGGTTTGGGATTATATAAAAAAGAATAACATACCATATAATAAACTCCACGATAAGGGATATCCGAGTATAGGCTGTGCCCCTTGCACCCGTGCAGTAGCAGCAGGTGAAGACCTAAGAGCTGGCAGATGGTGGTGGGAAAATGATTTACATAAAGAATGCGGACTACATTGGAATAAGAATTGA
- a CDS encoding response regulator, translating into MKIKKNKIKILIVDDEDDITLSFKRILEIHGFEVDAFNDSKLALSKFKVNYYDIALLDIKMPYIDGFDLYKQIKEMDDNIKICFLTASEAYYQKFREKDYHELSRDLFIQKPIELEELLKRLAYLMK; encoded by the coding sequence ATGAAAATCAAAAAAAATAAAATAAAAATTCTTATCGTAGATGACGAGGATGATATTACTTTATCTTTTAAACGTATCTTAGAAATTCATGGATTTGAAGTGGATGCCTTTAATGATTCAAAGTTAGCTTTGTCAAAATTTAAAGTAAATTACTACGATATTGCACTTCTTGATATTAAGATGCCATATATAGATGGTTTTGATTTGTACAAGCAAATAAAGGAAATGGACGATAACATCAAAATATGTTTTTTGACTGCTAGCGAGGCTTATTATCAAAAATTTCGGGAAAAGGACTATCATGAATTAAGTAGGGATTTATTTATCCAAAAACCAATTGAACTCGAAGAATTATTAAAAAGACTTGCCTATTTGATGAAATAA
- a CDS encoding sensor histidine kinase has protein sequence MKNLDHIFSQDSLLSSLIKLVVFPCLLLTLFLAISLDPTLWVSSEIHHFYIELIAVILGSALSFYYILRYRVLRDRFSLFVGIGFFISVSIDLFHVVVSFALIENISFIKYFIPQTWFAGRFFLGAMLLIAILKYSSVSPREEIEQLSDVRAPSYTREEENEQKAITEKKDGMIFYISILGIIAIVTAVSSLFLVYPSSVLDDYSVHRPYEIPPLILFCLVLFFFYKKKLYQKKDVVYKGLALYLVIDIFTQVVMAFSAMSFDTAHNMAHVLKDVGYFVNIIALIMSSMQYSAYLKKANSLIKENLKKLQENEKLKDDFINIAAHELRTPIQPILGLSDLINHSLQNDTSEIDKSELKSDMKVIYRNAKKLQKLTNDILDVSRIDSHILNLNTSRFDFVELIKNTIEDFTTNSEKKEENVYIDFDLRDETKSKEVLDQSILIEGDKTRISQVLLNLLNNARKFTEEGKITVTVLIKKDAKEVIVSISDSGKGINSEVMNHLFEKFISRSDSGTGLGLYISKNIIEAHRGKIWASNNQNGIGSTFSFSIPVETRSMTESEPKPEPKPNAGINRA, from the coding sequence TTGAAAAATCTCGATCATATTTTCTCCCAGGATTCACTTTTATCAAGTCTAATTAAATTAGTAGTTTTTCCATGTCTACTGCTGACGCTGTTCTTAGCAATCTCATTAGATCCTACTTTATGGGTTAGTTCAGAGATACATCATTTTTACATCGAATTGATTGCAGTAATATTAGGTTCGGCCCTATCCTTTTATTACATTTTGCGCTATAGAGTTCTACGAGATCGATTTAGTCTTTTTGTTGGTATAGGATTTTTCATTAGTGTTTCCATTGATTTGTTCCATGTTGTAGTGTCTTTCGCTTTAATAGAGAATATATCTTTCATAAAGTATTTTATTCCTCAAACTTGGTTTGCTGGACGTTTCTTCCTTGGTGCGATGCTCCTAATTGCAATTTTAAAATATTCATCGGTATCTCCAAGAGAAGAAATAGAACAACTGTCTGATGTCAGAGCACCATCATATACACGAGAAGAAGAAAATGAACAAAAGGCCATTACTGAAAAAAAAGATGGTATGATTTTCTATATATCCATTTTAGGGATTATTGCAATAGTAACGGCTGTAAGCTCACTCTTTTTGGTTTATCCTTCATCAGTTTTAGATGATTATTCTGTTCATAGGCCGTACGAAATTCCACCTCTAATACTTTTTTGTTTGGTATTGTTCTTTTTTTACAAGAAAAAACTCTATCAAAAAAAAGATGTAGTGTATAAAGGACTTGCCTTGTATCTTGTAATTGATATATTTACACAGGTCGTCATGGCCTTTTCTGCTATGTCTTTTGATACTGCTCACAATATGGCACATGTTCTTAAAGACGTAGGATATTTTGTAAATATTATTGCACTTATTATGTCAAGCATGCAATACAGTGCTTATCTGAAAAAGGCTAATTCATTAATCAAAGAAAATCTTAAAAAATTACAGGAAAACGAAAAACTCAAGGATGATTTTATTAACATAGCTGCCCATGAACTACGAACTCCAATTCAACCCATTCTAGGACTTTCTGATCTGATTAATCATAGTCTTCAGAATGACACTAGCGAGATCGATAAATCAGAATTGAAAAGTGATATGAAAGTGATATATAGAAACGCAAAGAAATTACAAAAGCTAACCAACGATATTTTGGACGTCTCCAGAATAGATAGTCATATTTTAAATCTGAATACCTCGAGATTTGATTTTGTGGAACTTATTAAAAATACCATTGAGGATTTTACCACAAATTCAGAAAAAAAAGAAGAAAATGTATACATTGATTTTGATCTCCGCGATGAAACTAAATCAAAAGAAGTTCTTGACCAATCAATATTGATAGAAGGAGATAAGACTAGAATATCGCAGGTTTTGTTAAATTTGTTAAATAATGCAAGAAAGTTTACCGAAGAAGGAAAAATAACTGTAACGGTATTGATAAAAAAGGACGCCAAAGAAGTAATAGTAAGTATCAGTGACAGTGGAAAAGGAATTAATTCTGAAGTAATGAATCATCTATTTGAAAAGTTTATTTCAAGGTCAGATAGTGGGACTGGTTTAGGACTATACATTTCAAAAAACATAATAGAAGCACATAGAGGTAAAATTTGGGCATCAAACAACCAGAACGGAATTGGAAGTACCTTTAGCTTTAGTATCCCTGTTGAAACAAGATCTATGACAGAATCCGAACCCAAACCTGAACCCAAACCAAACGCAGGAATAAATCGCGCCTGA
- a CDS encoding response regulator, translated as MIDSLNDLSNYDKENNSESTFNSSSDGIPRSNADPNSLTKESNQEQINFINFTQQYCIGFIDIINSTQETAKIKDPKKLRKYYSLFLNSMSTILNQYHGKIIKNSGDNLFFYFPKTSNPGDLHALQNVFDCSNSMIKSNKPLNQELAAENLPPVHYRISMDYGLVEVALGSNNKEVDLFGSVVNECAKINSLSKSNGLVIGKNLHSLLINSTFGKEFEISEIELSLDGNSKNINSCYTIIDNRNLLIANKRDEALKHQVPSNEIKRTSQIENKKYNILLIDDEEDILYTFHSLLKKEGYQVHSYSNPIEALENLAKKNSHNYDLVVMDIRMREVSGIRLFYRFKAIDPYLNIIFVTALDLVGEFVEALPEIKMTEIVRKPLNGQQFLSIIKRKLAETKTVGK; from the coding sequence ATGATAGATAGTCTAAATGATCTATCTAATTACGATAAGGAGAATAACTCTGAGAGTACTTTCAATAGTTCCAGCGATGGTATTCCAAGATCAAATGCCGATCCGAATAGTTTAACTAAAGAAAGTAATCAAGAACAAATAAATTTTATTAATTTTACACAGCAATATTGTATCGGATTTATCGATATAATTAATTCCACTCAAGAAACTGCAAAAATAAAAGACCCTAAAAAGTTAAGAAAATATTATTCACTTTTTTTGAATTCGATGAGTACTATACTTAATCAATACCATGGAAAAATTATTAAAAATAGTGGAGATAATTTGTTTTTTTACTTTCCAAAAACATCAAATCCTGGTGATCTACATGCATTGCAAAACGTTTTTGATTGCAGCAATTCAATGATTAAATCAAACAAACCTTTGAATCAAGAACTGGCAGCAGAAAACTTACCTCCAGTCCATTATAGAATTAGTATGGATTATGGATTAGTAGAAGTTGCCTTGGGCTCTAATAACAAGGAAGTAGATTTATTTGGCTCGGTAGTAAATGAATGCGCTAAAATAAACAGCTTGTCTAAATCAAATGGATTGGTAATAGGAAAGAACTTGCATAGTTTATTAATCAATTCAACATTTGGTAAAGAATTTGAAATATCTGAGATTGAACTATCATTGGATGGGAATAGCAAAAATATTAATTCCTGTTATACAATAATAGATAATAGAAATTTATTAATCGCAAACAAACGGGATGAAGCCCTCAAACACCAAGTCCCTTCTAATGAAATCAAACGAACTAGTCAAATAGAAAACAAAAAGTACAATATCTTACTAATAGATGACGAGGAGGATATTCTATACACATTTCATTCACTGTTAAAAAAGGAAGGATATCAAGTACATTCTTATTCAAATCCTATCGAAGCTCTAGAAAACTTGGCAAAAAAAAATTCTCATAATTATGATTTGGTAGTTATGGATATAAGAATGCGCGAGGTGAGCGGAATAAGGCTATTCTACAGATTTAAAGCGATAGATCCATATTTGAATATCATTTTTGTAACTGCTCTAGATCTGGTTGGCGAGTTCGTCGAAGCTTTACCTGAAATCAAAATGACTGAAATTGTGAGAAAACCTTTAAACGGTCAACAGTTTTTATCGATCATAAAAAGGAAGTTAGCTGAAACTAAAACAGTTGGTAAATGA
- a CDS encoding 50S ribosomal protein L2 — translation MGKRTLVRRRGKGGKQFRAIITGKIAPTKYPNFEINEVHHGIVMDLVHERGRDAPVAKIKFDDNNYSYIPAPEGTTVGSKIEIGNGAKPLSKNILDLGSIPDGTLVCNIEKNIGDGGKLIKAAGTSAIVFSHSVDSVKVKFPSGMILNMNPKCRAMIGVVAGGGKSEKPFLKAGNKAKYMQSRGRLYPVVRGIAQAAVYHPHGGGRHQHIGHPSSVARNTPPGAKVGNIAPRKTGRARIKKRQ, via the coding sequence TTGGGAAAGAGGACATTAGTAAGAAGAAGAGGGAAAGGAGGAAAGCAATTTAGAGCAATTATAACTGGAAAAATAGCTCCCACTAAATATCCTAATTTTGAGATTAATGAAGTTCATCATGGTATTGTAATGGATTTGGTACATGAAAGAGGGAGAGATGCACCAGTTGCTAAAATTAAATTTGATGACAATAATTATTCATATATTCCGGCCCCAGAAGGCACAACAGTCGGAAGCAAAATTGAGATAGGAAACGGAGCAAAACCTTTGTCTAAAAATATTCTAGACTTAGGATCCATACCAGATGGAACACTTGTTTGTAATATTGAAAAAAACATTGGTGACGGTGGAAAATTGATAAAAGCAGCCGGAACATCAGCAATAGTATTTTCACATTCAGTTGATAGTGTAAAGGTGAAATTTCCGTCAGGAATGATCCTAAACATGAATCCTAAATGTCGTGCAATGATTGGAGTTGTTGCAGGAGGTGGAAAATCAGAAAAACCGTTCCTTAAAGCAGGTAATAAAGCGAAATATATGCAATCCAGAGGAAGATTATACCCAGTTGTAAGAGGAATTGCTCAAGCAGCAGTATATCACCCTCATGGTGGAGGAAGACATCAACACATAGGTCATCCATCGTCTGTAGCAAGAAATACCCCACCTGGTGCCAAAGTAGGTAACATTGCACCCAGAAAGACAGGAAGAGCAAGAATTAAAAAGAGACAATAA
- a CDS encoding collagen-like protein, whose translation MNIKKKSIILTFLGIQLLSGILLFTNPLSANAQLDFLNLGEQVSPNDNQTSFSSLFSTPENTGSQNTSSNQDDILIPSMSFHDGQDGQDGLSGQDGQDGLSGQDGQDGLSGQDGQDGLSGPERTVIP comes from the coding sequence ATGAATATCAAAAAGAAATCAATAATACTCACATTTTTGGGCATTCAATTACTATCAGGAATTCTATTGTTTACAAATCCATTAAGTGCGAACGCTCAATTGGACTTTTTGAATTTAGGCGAGCAAGTATCACCTAATGATAATCAAACCAGCTTTAGTTCTCTATTTTCAACACCCGAAAATACAGGATCTCAAAATACAAGCAGTAATCAAGATGATATTTTAATTCCTAGTATGTCGTTCCATGATGGTCAAGATGGTCAAGACGGCTTATCAGGTCAAGATGGTCAAGACGGCTTATCAGGTCAAGATGGTCAAGACGGCTTATCAGGTCAAGATGGTCAAGACGGCTTATCAGGTCCGGAAAGGACAGTTATACCATAA
- the sat gene encoding sulfate adenylyltransferase: protein MPRPHGGSLTNNFIDLSRIDKDLFTLDVDTGLKMEIENISFGVFSPLKGFLNEEDFTSVVKRGRLSNDLPWTIPIVLDANEEVAKKVKDSSQVALRNDGQIFGVMQVEDLYKFDKTESAKSVFQTDDPSHPGFNKFVTMQDILIAGEVKTVSTTPNNKFLEDLRLTPAESRKKIEDRGWKSTVAFQTRNVPHVAHEMLQKAALNIYDGLFINPLIGKKKVGDFKDEVILNSYTVLIDNYYPKYRIIFSTLHTEMKYAGPREAIHHAIMRQNFGCSHIIIGRDHAGVGNYYSPFAAHDIFKDYPELEIEPIFFPAFYYCKKCQSYVNDRTCPHYLDYREELSGTKMRKMFSSGELPPSHLMRPEISKVILSYPRPFVE, encoded by the coding sequence ATGCCTAGACCCCATGGTGGTAGCTTAACAAATAATTTTATAGATCTGTCTAGAATTGACAAGGATTTATTTACACTAGATGTGGATACTGGACTAAAAATGGAAATAGAGAATATTTCATTTGGAGTATTTAGCCCATTAAAAGGATTTTTAAATGAAGAAGATTTTACTAGCGTAGTAAAAAGAGGGAGATTATCTAATGATTTACCATGGACAATTCCTATTGTTTTAGATGCCAATGAAGAGGTAGCAAAAAAAGTAAAAGATTCGTCCCAAGTTGCTTTACGTAACGACGGCCAAATTTTTGGAGTAATGCAGGTAGAAGACTTGTATAAATTTGATAAAACTGAAAGCGCTAAATCCGTTTTTCAAACTGACGATCCATCACATCCCGGATTCAATAAATTTGTTACGATGCAGGATATACTTATTGCAGGAGAGGTTAAAACAGTCAGTACCACACCCAACAATAAATTTTTAGAGGACCTTCGCTTAACTCCTGCAGAATCTCGAAAAAAGATTGAAGATCGAGGTTGGAAAAGTACGGTTGCATTTCAAACCCGAAATGTTCCACATGTGGCTCACGAAATGTTGCAAAAAGCTGCATTAAACATTTACGATGGTTTATTTATAAATCCTTTAATAGGTAAAAAAAAGGTAGGAGATTTTAAAGACGAAGTAATATTGAATTCTTATACGGTCTTGATAGATAATTATTATCCCAAATATAGAATCATTTTTTCTACCTTACATACCGAAATGAAATATGCCGGACCAAGAGAAGCTATTCATCATGCCATTATGCGTCAAAATTTTGGATGCTCTCATATAATAATAGGCAGGGATCATGCTGGTGTGGGTAATTATTATTCCCCATTTGCAGCTCACGATATTTTTAAAGATTATCCAGAACTTGAAATTGAACCTATCTTCTTTCCGGCCTTTTATTACTGTAAAAAATGTCAAAGCTATGTTAACGACCGCACATGTCCTCATTATTTGGACTATAGGGAAGAATTAAGTGGAACCAAAATGCGAAAAATGTTTTCCTCAGGCGAATTACCACCTTCTCATCTAATGAGACCTGAAATTTCTAAAGTAATATTATCCTATCCAAGACCATTTGTAGAATGA